The Dehalobacter sp. genomic interval CCGGTGTTTACAAGGTTGCCGGAGGATTACAACAAGGTAATTATGACCTTTGGAGCCAACTTGGTTGTTTATATCTTTTTGAGGCCACTACTGATAATGGTTTCGAAAAAGACAACCAGGTTACCGATTTCAATAACGGATCGCTTGCTTCCACCTACGGCCCAGTCAAAAGTTTATGGGCGAATACGTACACACACATTTCAAGATGTAATAATTTTATTGACAATATTGATGCAGTGGCGATGAACCTCGACAAGTTAGCACAAATGAAAGCCGAAGTCAAAGTAATCAGAGCGTATGATTATTTTAATCTTTACTTTTATTGGAGCGATGTCCCTTTAACTACCCATGTTCTGACGGTGAATGAAGCAAACAATATTCCCCGTAACACAAAAAGTGAAGTGACGGATTTTGTAATCACGGAATTACAGGAGGCGATACCCAAATTACCCGTTACCCGGCCCGACAGTGAACATGGGCGTATTACCAAAGGAGGCGCTCTCGCTATTCTGGGGCGAGTATTAATGGCCGAAAAACGATGGGCGGAAGCCAAAGATGTTTATAAACAAATTATGGATTTGGGTATCTATATCATTGATCCGCGTTTTAAAGTTATTTTTGAAGAAAAGGGCGAATCGAGCAAGGAACACGTTCTTGTAAGTGTGCGTATGCAGGACGTTTACGGAACACCCATGCTCCGTGGCTGTCATGGATTTAGTTATGGAGGTTATCATTGGTTTAGTCCTTACAATGAACTGGTGGAAGAGTTTGAATGTATCGACGGTAAGCCCATCAGTGAATCACCTCTCTACGACCCGGAGAATCCTTATAATAACAGAGATCCGAGGCTCGATAAAACAATCGGGATCAACGGGCGGACTGTTTTTAAGGGAAAATTATACATCTCTCATCCCGATTCTTCTGCTGTAAAATATCAGGATCAGGTGACACGGCGCCCTTGGAGCGGTTATTTATTGCATAAATTCAGCGATGCTGATTACACCGGTACCATTACAGAATATGGCGGCGACTTTCCGATGATTCGTTATGCCGAAGTACTGCTGAGTTATCTCGAATCGTGTATTGAAAGTGGTACTCCCATTACGCAGGATATTCTGGATGCAACCATCAACAAAGTGCGGGGGCGTGCTGAAATTCAAATGCCGTCGGTAACAGAAACCGATCCTGTAAAATTAACCACGATTTTGCGGCGGGAACGCAGGGTGGAATTGGCCTGGGAAGGATTAAGACTTTATGACCTGTTTAGGTGGCGTATCGCACATAATAAACTGAAAGGTACATTTACGGGGATGAAAGTTTGCCCTGCGTCTCAAGCTGCAACCTATAAAACGGTGAAGGTAGATGCAAA includes:
- a CDS encoding RagB/SusD family nutrient uptake outer membrane protein codes for the protein MDKDPLDSLSTGTFWKTENDAILGLTGVYKVAGGLQQGNYDLWSQLGCLYLFEATTDNGFEKDNQVTDFNNGSLASTYGPVKSLWANTYTHISRCNNFIDNIDAVAMNLDKLAQMKAEVKVIRAYDYFNLYFYWSDVPLTTHVLTVNEANNIPRNTKSEVTDFVITELQEAIPKLPVTRPDSEHGRITKGGALAILGRVLMAEKRWAEAKDVYKQIMDLGIYIIDPRFKVIFEEKGESSKEHVLVSVRMQDVYGTPMLRGCHGFSYGGYHWFSPYNELVEEFECIDGKPISESPLYDPENPYNNRDPRLDKTIGINGRTVFKGKLYISHPDSSAVKYQDQVTRRPWSGYLLHKFSDADYTGTITEYGGDFPMIRYAEVLLSYLESCIESGTPITQDILDATINKVRGRAEIQMPSVTETDPVKLTTILRRERRVELAWEGLRLYDLFRWRIAHNKLKGTFTGMKVCPASQAATYKTVKVDAKGYYFCEETTFRENVDYLWPIPQSERDVNPNLTQNPGY